The sequence below is a genomic window from Candidatus Protochlamydia naegleriophila.
TCTGATCTTGTAAAAAAACAAAGCCCGAGTAAAGACTCGGGCTATAACGAATAAACTTACTAAGTTTTTCTACTTGGCGGTAACTAACCTAGTAAGTTGGCAGAGATGAATTTGAACATGACGTGTTCACATATACACCAGAAGCCACTCAATTTTTCGTAGTGGTTTCTAGGCTTATGTTATCACAGCAAGACTTTTTAAGTCTACTGTATAAAACGTTTTCTTGATCAAATCCTCTCTGTTCTTAACTTATTAAGAATAAGAGAATAAAAGATGTCTTATCCTATCTCGGAAATTGTCACCAAAATTGGTGAGATTTCAATTCGCGGCAACATTATCCCTGATCAATGGTATACTCATTTAAGAAATGACAAAGGTAAAATTCAGATCAACTCTGCTATTATTTTAGCCGAGATTTTATACTGGTATAGACCAGTACCTGTTTATGACATAAAAACAGGCCAACAAACTGGGTTTGGAAAGAAATTCAAGGATGACCTTCTTCAACTCAATTATACATATTTCAGCGAAAAATTCGGCTTCACCACAAGTCAGAGCCGTAGTGCAATTATTTTCTTAGAACAAAAAGGGCTTATTTTCCGTGAGTTTCGCGATATCATCGTAGAAAAGCATGCACTCAACAATGTCATGTTCATCAATATCTGCCCCCAGAGAATTCAAGAAATAACAGGACTCCAAGAAAAAACAAATCTGGTCACCACAGAAACACACCAATCTCAATCAAGAAGCCTCTCAACTGTTGGTGAGCCGATTAAGCCGTTCACCCCTAAAGTAAAAGACTGGTCTTCAAAATTCAGCGATGACCAAAAAACATTCCTGCAATACCTTCTCTCAATTAAACCAGAGCATGGTGACCCTATTCAAAAGAATAATGCAACATGGTGGATCAAGCACTTTGGTATAGCAAAGATCGAAACAGCCCTTCAAGTCTATTGGCAGCAAGTTGAAAAAGCTAAAAATGATAGTGACGTGCCTATGCCTGAAAGTATTGGAAAATACGTACGCAAAGCTCTCAATGATGGTTATGTGCCTAATAAAGTTTTAAAGGAAACTCAGGCAAGCAATCAAACAACAAGCTCATCATCTCAAGTATCTACAGAAGCACCAGTCAAATCAATCGCAGAGCAAGACTCTACTGCTGTTTTCCCCTATTCAGAAAATTCACAACAGGGGGTTAAAAATTTTGAAGGAGGAGTACAAAAAAATCAGAAGACAAATACAGAGATTTCTTTGTTGTCTCTGCCTGTAAATGAGGTCAATGATTTGCAAAGCTCGGTGACCTCTTTTGACAAGGCAGATCACACTTCTACTTCCAAGACACACGTAGAAATTGTTCAACAAAAGAAAAAGTTTAATTCTAAGAAGAAAAATTCGGCTCCTAATTGGAGTGAAAACTTTTCTGTGGAAGAAAAAAAATTTCTTGCTTACCTGCTTAAAATTATCCCTGAAAAGGGATCCTTGATTGAAGAAAAGCACGCTACTTGGTGGATTAAACACTTTGGTATTGCCAAGATCAAAACAGCTCTTCAGGTCTATTGGCAGCAAGTTGAAAAAGCTAAGAAAAATCAATCTGTGCCTATGCCTGCAAGCATTGGTGCTTATGTGAGAAATGCGTTAGACAACGCTATTCAGCCATGTCGTGAGGGGGACTTAAAAAACAAGTCATTTGCTGAACGCTTTAAGAGGCATTATCGATGGGGTGACTTAACGATTACAGAACGCTATTGCAGAGTGGAAGGGTCTGGAAAGGAGTGGTATTATCATATGCCTGAAAGTTTGTTTCAAGATAGTCTTAAAACCTTTTACGAAAACTCTTGTACTTTTGAAGAAAGGCTAGTGTTTATAGCTTAAGTTCGTTTGTTGGGCTGGGCTGAATTTTAGATTTTAAACTTGGTTTATATTAAAAAATAAACCACACTTTTACCTTTCTAAAGAGTTGATAAGCAAATTTGATTCTCAAGCCTTATAAAATGACTTAAGGAGTGAAGAAAAGAAATTGGTGCACGAGTTTAGATGGGCAGTTGAAGACGAAGACCTAAATGCAGAATTTGAAATTTGGGACTCATGTGTAGAGGATGGGATAGATGAAACTAACGAGTATAAAACGCTGTGAATCTTTCTACACGACAAAATAAACAGCCTTGTTTACTTATAAAAATAAGTAATAAGAATTCTTTTCTTGTTATTTTATCTTCTATAATTTAGAAGCTATATTAGCTTCGTTTAATACATAAATGTAAAAACTAAGAGTTGCGAATGGATTTAAAAGATTATCTAAAATTAAATCCTGAAATCAAGATTGATGATCTTGCTAAAAAGCTTGGAGTTCATCGCAATCATATTTCTGGAATAATTCATAAAAGGCGAATTCCTAGTTTAGATTTAGCGATAAAAATTATAAAACTTACGAATGATCAGGTGCAGATGGATGATTTAATTCCTAAGCAAGTTGAAATTTGTCCTTGCTGTAAACGTAAGCTGCCTAGAGGTTTTGTACTACCCGAGCATTAAATTAGATCGAATTGATTCATTTGCCAATATCCAATTTTGCTACGCTAATCTAGTCTTGAAGCTTTAGTCACTTAGATCTAAAGTTAGCCCTGTATATTCCACTATTATATTTTCAATAAATAAATTTTTCTTAAAATTGATTGTAAACCACTAATAATTAAATGTTTGTGTTTATTTTTATGCAACGCAACATTTATGTTGCGTTGCATAAATTTTTTATTTAAAATTAAATTTTCAAGCAAGTCATTAGCGGCTTCCTTGTTAGTAAAGGAAAGTATGAAAGAAAAGGAGAGTAAATGTTCACTGCTTTAGAAGCTCGTCTAAGTATAGCTTATGAGCTGGAAGGGTATTATTTGATGGATAGCTTGTTTAAAGAGAATGAGCGGTCAAAGTACGAGCTTAATTCTCTTAATATAGAGAGAGAAGAGTACGCCTTTTATGAGTGGCTAGACAAAGAAGAGTGCGACCGCAGCGTCAGCTTTTAAGGAAATCAACTGATCGTGACACCGGGCAGGGTGTTGCGGTCACATTCATAAGATAATTAGATTAATTGTTTAATTCAATTGGGTTTTTATGAATTACTTTTTAGATGAAGTTAAGTTAAGAAAATTTGCTCCTAGCATTTTTGCGGATTGCAGGGCAAGCTGGACTAGTGAAAGATATGAGTTTATTTCAACAAATGAGTGTCTTCTTGGATTAAAAGAGGCTGGTTTTTTACCTGTAATGGCGTCACAGTCTAGAACTCGACTTAAAGATAAGATCGGTTACACAAAGCATATGATTAGACTACGCCATCGCTCTTTACAAGAAGCGGGGGGAATGGTCCCTGAAATTATATTAACAAATGCTCATGATGGAACCTCTAGCTATCAATTAAGAGCCGGAATTTATAGGTTTATTTGTGCAAATGGGCTTATCATTGGCAATGAACTTTTTTGCCGAAGAGTGCGACATCAAGGGGATGTGACGCAAAAAGTAGTTGCTTCAGCCAAAGATTTGTTAAAACTTGTACCATATTCTCTTGAAATGACCAATCTATGGCAATTAATCCAATTAAACGATCATCAAAAAATTGCATATTCTCTTGAGGCTCCAAAGATCAAATGGGGTGGTGAGATTCCTATAGATCCCGAAAAGCTACTTATTCCAAGTAGAGGACAAGATGAGGGGAATGATGTCTGGACAACCTTCAACGTTGTTCAAGAAAACCTATTTAAAGGAGGACTCAGATACAGAACTTCGAAAGGAGTAAAGCGCCATACTCGAGCAATTAAGTCCATCGAGGAAAATGTGAGAGTAAATACTAAATTATGGGCGTTAACTGAAAATCTAGCTTGCTTGTTAAATTAGATCTTGTTTGCCCCTCCAGAGGGGCTTTTTTAACATGAGGGATTAAAAAATGGAAATAGTGAATCTTAAGAGAAAAATTGCCCGACTAGAGTCGGAGTATGATTATTTATCGACAGAGCTTTCAAATATAGATCATTTGATGCGTCTTGTAGGTTTCAAACATGGAATTAATACAGTCAAAGCAATTGCTTTATCAATGTGTGAGGAGGAGCGCGAGGAGAAATAAGCATGATTTTTTATCTCCCAGCATCCAGGGCGCATGAAGAAGCTTTAGAGGAGAGATTCTTACGAATCTATGGATGATTTCTGAAAAGGAATGGGATTAAAAAGAGGTGCTTAAACTTAAAGTGGTAAATAAATTTTAAAAAGGAATTGAAAAATATTACCAAAATCAAATTAATTGGAAGAATATTTAAATATTTTTGATTCGGTAGAGATAAAAAAACATTTTGTGGTAACATTGGTATATACCAACAAACGAGGTTTACTATGCAGGTCAAGCATTTAGTACAGCATGGAAATAGCAAGGCTATTATTATAGAAAAATCTGTTTTACAAGCTGCAGGCCTAGACGAAAATTGTTTATTTCAAATCGTTGTAGACGCAAACACAGGGATTACGATTCAGTCGGTAAAGCCAGTAAATAGCAAGTTTGAGGAAGCCAAGAAACAAACATTTAAAGAATACGCTCCATTATTTAAAAGATTAGCTGATCGATGATTTTTTTATCGGTTGAAGAAGTTATACATATCCACGATGAGTTAATTTCTGAATATGGCGGTCTGCATGGTGTAAGAGATATGGGATTGCTTATATCTGCACTAGAGATGCCCAAAGCTGCGATGTATGGCGAGTATTTACATGAATCCATCTTCGACAAAGCATCTGCCTATCTTTTTCATATCATTTGCAACCATGCTTTTATAGACGGAAATAAGAGAACAGGTGCTGCGGTACCTTTGATCTTTCTACTTCAAAACGGCAGGAAAGCAAAATATAATCTAGATGATTTCGAGGAGATGGTTTGTAAAGTTGCTAAGGGTTTATTCTCAAAAGAAGAGATTAGCAAGTTTCTGCAATCAAAAGAGCTTTAAATGGCTCTTCATATCCACTAATCGATTTTTCATTTCCTTACCAGCTGTGAATTTAACAGCAAAGTGGGCAGGAATAATAATAGGGGTGCTTGAATTTTTTAGATTCCTTCCAATTTTTTGTTTTCTTCGAACAATTTCAAAAACGACAAAATCTCTAAAT
It includes:
- a CDS encoding HU family DNA-binding protein, with amino-acid sequence MTTTKKDLITHIYSNNDIHPSDVQLIIQAFLDKILETLGKGQRLEFRDFVVFEIVRRKQKIGRNLKNSSTPIIIPAHFAVKFTAGKEMKNRLVDMKSHLKLF
- a CDS encoding type II toxin-antitoxin system death-on-curing family toxin, whose translation is MIFLSVEEVIHIHDELISEYGGLHGVRDMGLLISALEMPKAAMYGEYLHESIFDKASAYLFHIICNHAFIDGNKRTGAAVPLIFLLQNGRKAKYNLDDFEEMVCKVAKGLFSKEEISKFLQSKEL
- a CDS encoding DUF932 domain-containing protein; this translates as MNYFLDEVKLRKFAPSIFADCRASWTSERYEFISTNECLLGLKEAGFLPVMASQSRTRLKDKIGYTKHMIRLRHRSLQEAGGMVPEIILTNAHDGTSSYQLRAGIYRFICANGLIIGNELFCRRVRHQGDVTQKVVASAKDLLKLVPYSLEMTNLWQLIQLNDHQKIAYSLEAPKIKWGGEIPIDPEKLLIPSRGQDEGNDVWTTFNVVQENLFKGGLRYRTSKGVKRHTRAIKSIEENVRVNTKLWALTENLACLLN
- a CDS encoding helix-turn-helix transcriptional regulator codes for the protein MDLKDYLKLNPEIKIDDLAKKLGVHRNHISGIIHKRRIPSLDLAIKIIKLTNDQVQMDDLIPKQVEICPCCKRKLPRGFVLPEH